A genomic window from Lotus japonicus ecotype B-129 chromosome 1, LjGifu_v1.2 includes:
- the LOC130733117 gene encoding peptide methionine sulfoxide reductase A1-like isoform X2 has translation MRLCGAATCSSYSTTSSSFLVYISSSLSCPSKTKFLPSLSKFSVKRSCFFSETRPRLAGSKPSMNLLNRLGFGSTRSPENMDSSIAQGPDDDIPAPGQQFAQFGAGCFWGVELAFQRVPGVTKTEVGYSQGILHNPSYEDVSSGTTNHAEIVRVQYDPKACGYESLLDVFWARHDPTTLNRQGNDVGTHYRSGIYFYTPEQEKAAQESLEQHQKQLNRKIVSEIHPAKKFYRAEEYHQQYLAKGGRFGFKQSTSKGCNDPIRCYG, from the exons ATGAGACTCTGTGGAGCAG CAACCTGCAGCAGCTATAGCACCACATCCAGCTCCTTTCTTGTGTACAtttcttcttccctttcctGTCCTTCCAAAACCAAGTTCCTGCCCTCGCTTTCCAAATTTTCTGTCAAGCGTTCTTGCTTCTTTTCCGAAACTCGTCCCCGTCTTGCTGGGAGCAAGCCCTCTATGAACCTGTTGAACAGACTTGGATTTGGTAGCACAAGGTCACCGGAGAACATGGATTCATCCATTGCTCAGGGACCAGATGATGACATACCGGCACCAGGCCAGCAGTTTGCGCAGTTCGGTGCTGGCTGCTTTTGGGGCGTTGAGTTGGCCTTCCAGAGGGTGCCTGGGGTGACCAAGACTGAAGTTGGTTACTCACAGGGGATTTTGCATAACCCAAGCTATGAGGATGTGTCTTCAGGGACCACTAACCACGCAGAGATTGTAAGAGTCCAATATGATCCCAAAGCATGTGGCTACGAGTCTCTACTTGATGTGTTCTGGGCTAGACATGATCCTACCACACTGAATAGACAG GGGAATGATGTGGGAACACATTACAGATCTGGAATATACTTCTACACTCCTGAACAAGAGAAAGCAGCTCAGGAGTCTTTGGAACAACATCAGAAGCAGTTGAACAGGAAGATTGTTTCTGAGATCCATCCTGCCAAGAAGTTCTACAGGGCAGAGGAGTACCATCAACAGTACCTCGCGAAAGGAGGTAGATTTGGTTTCAAACAATCTACTTCTAAAGGATGCAATGATCCAATTCGGTGCTATGGTTAA
- the LOC130733117 gene encoding peptide methionine sulfoxide reductase A1-like isoform X1 yields MRLCGAAATCSSYSTTSSSFLVYISSSLSCPSKTKFLPSLSKFSVKRSCFFSETRPRLAGSKPSMNLLNRLGFGSTRSPENMDSSIAQGPDDDIPAPGQQFAQFGAGCFWGVELAFQRVPGVTKTEVGYSQGILHNPSYEDVSSGTTNHAEIVRVQYDPKACGYESLLDVFWARHDPTTLNRQGNDVGTHYRSGIYFYTPEQEKAAQESLEQHQKQLNRKIVSEIHPAKKFYRAEEYHQQYLAKGGRFGFKQSTSKGCNDPIRCYG; encoded by the exons ATGAGACTCTGTGGAGCAG CAGCAACCTGCAGCAGCTATAGCACCACATCCAGCTCCTTTCTTGTGTACAtttcttcttccctttcctGTCCTTCCAAAACCAAGTTCCTGCCCTCGCTTTCCAAATTTTCTGTCAAGCGTTCTTGCTTCTTTTCCGAAACTCGTCCCCGTCTTGCTGGGAGCAAGCCCTCTATGAACCTGTTGAACAGACTTGGATTTGGTAGCACAAGGTCACCGGAGAACATGGATTCATCCATTGCTCAGGGACCAGATGATGACATACCGGCACCAGGCCAGCAGTTTGCGCAGTTCGGTGCTGGCTGCTTTTGGGGCGTTGAGTTGGCCTTCCAGAGGGTGCCTGGGGTGACCAAGACTGAAGTTGGTTACTCACAGGGGATTTTGCATAACCCAAGCTATGAGGATGTGTCTTCAGGGACCACTAACCACGCAGAGATTGTAAGAGTCCAATATGATCCCAAAGCATGTGGCTACGAGTCTCTACTTGATGTGTTCTGGGCTAGACATGATCCTACCACACTGAATAGACAG GGGAATGATGTGGGAACACATTACAGATCTGGAATATACTTCTACACTCCTGAACAAGAGAAAGCAGCTCAGGAGTCTTTGGAACAACATCAGAAGCAGTTGAACAGGAAGATTGTTTCTGAGATCCATCCTGCCAAGAAGTTCTACAGGGCAGAGGAGTACCATCAACAGTACCTCGCGAAAGGAGGTAGATTTGGTTTCAAACAATCTACTTCTAAAGGATGCAATGATCCAATTCGGTGCTATGGTTAA